One genomic region from Phragmites australis chromosome 1, lpPhrAust1.1, whole genome shotgun sequence encodes:
- the LOC133887422 gene encoding endonuclease 2-like, with protein MQPTATLPLLLLLLLASLPALSHGWGVDGHLMVCQIAQGRLSGAAAAAVKDLLPSYAGNNLSSLCSWTDDVKFRYPWSSPLHYIDIPDDLCSYSYERDCKDEDGIKDRCVAGAINNYTSQLLTYGKSSSPQYNLTQGLLFLSHFIGDIHQPLHVGFTSDKGGNTIDVHWYTRKTVLHHVWDTNIIQRAEDNFYGDGVADFIDTLTKNITGEWSEQVPSWEECGKNRTACPDIYASESITAACVWAYKGVKEDSTLEDAYFSSRLPVVNLRLAQGGVRLAATLNRIFS; from the exons ATGCAGCCGACTGCAACGCTTCCActgctgttgttgctgcttTTGGCTTCGCTCCCGGCTCTGTCACACGGCTGGGGAGTCGATGGCCATCTCATGGTCTGCCAGATCGCACAG GGCCGTCTGAGtggcgcggccgcggcggcggtgaaGGACCTGCTGCCTTCGTACGCCGGCAACAACCTGAGCAGCCTCTGCTCCTGGACCGACGACGTCAAGTTCAGGTACCCCTGGTCGTCGCCGCTCCACTACATCGACATCCCCGACGATCTCTGCAGCTACAGCTACGAGA GAGACTGCAAGGATGAGGATGGCATCAAGGACCGGTGCGTCGCGGGCGCCATCAACAACTACACCTCTCAGCTCCTGACTTACGGAAAATCTTCTTCTCCACAGT ATAACCTGACACAAGGACTCCTGTTCCTTTCACACTTCATTGGAGACATACACCAG CCACTTCATGTGGGGTTTACCTCTGACAAAGGAGGGAACACCATCGATGTCCACTGGTATACAAGGAAGACTGTTCTACACCAT GTTTGGGACACGAACATCATCCAGAGGGCTGAGGACAACTTCTACGGCGACGGTGTGGCCGATTTTATTGACACGCTGACGAAAAACATAACG GGAGAATGGTCGGAGCAAGTGCCTAGCTGGGAAGAATGCGGCAAAAACCGAACTGCATGCCCAGACAT ATATGCATCTGAGAGTATCACTGCAGCATGCGTCTGGGCGTACAAGGGTGTGAAGGAAGATTCAACCCTAGAAG ATGCCTATTTCTCGAGCAGACTGCCGGTCGTCAATCTGAGGCTAGCGCAAGGCGGCGTTCGATTAGCTGCCACTTTGAACAGGATATTCAGTTAA